A genomic segment from Bubalus kerabau isolate K-KA32 ecotype Philippines breed swamp buffalo chromosome 14, PCC_UOA_SB_1v2, whole genome shotgun sequence encodes:
- the MOS gene encoding proto-oncogene serine/threonine-protein kinase mos, with protein sequence MPSPLPRRPHLPGDLSPSSGDSRPCSSPCELLGRIPPLAQRLRRRLAWCSIDWEQVCLLRRLGAGGFGSVYEATYHGVRVAIKQVSRCSKNPRASRRSFWAELNAARLRHANIVRVLAASTHPPPGFDSLGTVIMEFGGNITLHQVIYGPPGCPGDSGMQLGLERCLKYSLDVVSGLLFLHAQSIVHLDLKPANILISEQDVCKIGDFGCSARLEDLRSPRTPHHLGGTYTHRAPELLKGEPITPKADIYSFAITLWQMSTREAPFSGERQHVLYAVVAYHLRPALQAPVFTDSVPRKTLAGIVQRCWAALAPERPSAELLLGDLHALKEELGGLETGSR encoded by the coding sequence ATGCCCTCGCCCCTCCCGCGGCGCCCTCACCTGCCCGGCGACCTCTCGCCGTCGTCGGGGGACTCGCGGCCCTGCAGCAGCCCCTGCGAGCTCTTGGGTCGCATCCCGCCGCTGGCCCAGCGCCTCCGGCGCCGGCTGGCCTGGTGTTCCATCGACTGGGAGCAGGTGTGTCTGCTACGGAGGCTGGGCGCGGGGGGCTTTGGCTCGGTGTATGAGGCCACCTACCACGGCGTGCGCGTGGCGATCAAGCAGGTGAGCCGGTGCTCCAAGAACCCGCGGGCGTCAAGGCGCAGCTTCTGGGCCGAGCTCAACGCGGCCCGGCTGCGCCATGCTAATATCGTGCGCGTGCTGGCGGCCAGCACGCACCCGCCCCCGGGTTTTGACAGCCTGGGGACCGTTATCATGGAGTTCGGGGGTAACATCACCTTGCACCAGGTCATCTACGGCCCCCCCGGCTGCCCCGGGGACTCAGGCATGCAGCTGGGCTTGGAGAGGTGTCTAAAGTACTCCCTAGACGTGGTCAGCGGCCTGCTGTTCCTCCACGCGCAAAGCATCGTGCACTTGGACCTCAAGCCGGCCAACATCCTCATCAGTGAGCAGGACGTCTGCAAGATCGGGGACTTCGGCTGCTCCGCGAGGCTGGAAGACCTGCGGAGCCCGCGGACGCCTCACCACCTGGGTGGCACCTACACTCACCGAGCCCCGGAGCTGCTCAAAGGAGAGCCCATTACACCCAAGGCCGACATCTACTCCTTCGCCATCACCCTCTGGCAGATGAGCACGCGGGAGGCACCCTTCTCGGGGGAGCGGCAGCACGTGCTCTACGCCGTGGTGGCCTACCACCTCCGGCCCGCCCTCCAGGCACCCGTCTTCACCGACTCGGTCCCCAGGAAGACGCTGGCGGGCATCGTCCAGCGCTGTTGGGCGGCCCTTGCTCCCGAGAGGCCGAGCGCAGAACTTCTCTTGGGGGACCTCCACGCTTTGAAAGAGGAGCTGGGAGGACTCGAGACTGGATCCAGATAA